From Juglans regia cultivar Chandler chromosome 6, Walnut 2.0, whole genome shotgun sequence, the proteins below share one genomic window:
- the LOC108998474 gene encoding protein SAR DEFICIENT 1-like isoform X2: MEYCDAGSFPELFRAMSAKRLFSESQYKVEDEPADKRLKPRRLSLASVIGKVIKLNSMNKHLSDLEPWLRRLVNEELENALRRCNSHLFTRFHPLENQAEVETSSCLQLMFSKKVLPSTLFTASKIADMDNNPLQLVLVDQRSTSTTGDRVLVPKADHDLSLYPIKIEIVVLNGEFPLRGDETWSSEEFNQSIVKERAGKRPLLAGELCVTMREGLGLVGDIEFTDNSSWIRCREFRLGAKVVPGSYKGTARIQEAITESFVVKDHRGESYKKKHPPMLEDEVWRLEKIGKHGTFHKKLSSQGINSVQDFLKLYVVDTPRLREILAGMSEKMWEVTTRHASTCVLGNKLYRFQGNDNCVIVLNPICHVVGAFIDVDGQLFPAAPDLSVETNYIQSLVRAAYENWNSLQEAK; the protein is encoded by the exons GGCAATGTCGGCCAAACGATTGTTTAGCGAATCCCAATACAAGGTCGAAGATGAGCCAGCAGACAAAAGACTGAAACCTAGACGGCTTTCTCTTGCTTC TGTTATTGGAAAAGTGATCAAGCTGAATTCCATGAACAAACATTTATCAGACTTGGAACCTTGGCTTAGGAGATTG GTGAATGAAGAGTTGGAAAATGCTCTAAGGCGCTGTAATTCCCACCTTTTCACTCGGTTTCATCCATTGGAAAACCAAGCAGAAGTGGAGACATCAAGCTGCTTGCAACTTATGTTTAGTAAGAAGGTTTTACCTTCTACTTTATTCACAGCAAGCAAGATTGCAGACATGGACAACAATCCTCTTCAACTTGTTCTTGTAGATCAGagaagtactagtactactggaGATCGAGTGCTGGTTCCAAAAGCTGATCATGATCTGTCTTTATACCCaatcaaaatagaaattgtTGTACTAAATGGTGAATTCCCTCTTCGGGGCGATGAAACATGGAGTAGTGAGGAGTTTAATCAGAGCATTGTGAAGGAGAGAGCCGGCAAACGGCCTTTGCTTGCCGGAGAGTTGTGTGTTACCATGAGGGAGGGGCTTGGCCTGGTCGGAGATATAGAATTTACGGACAATTCAAGCTGGATCCGGTGCCGGGAATTTAGGCTGGGAGCAAAGGTTGTTCCAGGAAGTTACAAAGGAACAGCGAGGATCCAGGAAGCCATTACTGAATCTTTTGTTGTCAAAGATCATCGTGGAGAAT CGTACAAGAAGAAGCATCCACCAATGTTGGAGGACGAAGTTTGGCGTCTAGAGAAGATTGGGAAACATGGAACTTTCCACAAGAAGCTGAGCTCTCAAGGCATTAACTCAGTTCAAGATTTCTTGAAGTTGTATGTTGTCGACACTCCAAGGCTTAGAGAG ATTTTAGCTGGAATGTCTGAGAAAATGTGGGAAGTAACCACAAGGCACGCTAGTACTTGTGTTTTGGGAAACAAACTGTACAGGTTCCAGGGAAACGATAATTGCGTCATTGTCCTTAATCCAATATGCCATGTTGTTGGAGCTTTCATTGATGTTGATGGGCAACTATTCCCTGCAGCCCCTGATCTTTCTGTTGAGacg AACTATATTCAGAGTTTGGTGAGAGCAGCGTATGAAAATTGGAATTCCTTGCAAGAG GCGAAATga
- the LOC108998474 gene encoding protein SAR DEFICIENT 1-like isoform X3 produces the protein MEYCDAGSFPELFSVIGKVIKLNSMNKHLSDLEPWLRRLVNEELENALRRCNSHLFTRFHPLENQAEVETSSCLQLMFSKKVLPSTLFTASKIADMDNNPLQLVLVDQRSTSTTGDRVLVPKADHDLSLYPIKIEIVVLNGEFPLRGDETWSSEEFNQSIVKERAGKRPLLAGELCVTMREGLGLVGDIEFTDNSSWIRCREFRLGAKVVPGSYKGTARIQEAITESFVVKDHRGESYKKKHPPMLEDEVWRLEKIGKHGTFHKKLSSQGINSVQDFLKLYVVDTPRLREILAGMSEKMWEVTTRHASTCVLGNKLYRFQGNDNCVIVLNPICHVVGAFIDVDGQLFPAAPDLSVETNYIQSLVRAAYENWNSLQEVQGNYFE, from the exons TGTTATTGGAAAAGTGATCAAGCTGAATTCCATGAACAAACATTTATCAGACTTGGAACCTTGGCTTAGGAGATTG GTGAATGAAGAGTTGGAAAATGCTCTAAGGCGCTGTAATTCCCACCTTTTCACTCGGTTTCATCCATTGGAAAACCAAGCAGAAGTGGAGACATCAAGCTGCTTGCAACTTATGTTTAGTAAGAAGGTTTTACCTTCTACTTTATTCACAGCAAGCAAGATTGCAGACATGGACAACAATCCTCTTCAACTTGTTCTTGTAGATCAGagaagtactagtactactggaGATCGAGTGCTGGTTCCAAAAGCTGATCATGATCTGTCTTTATACCCaatcaaaatagaaattgtTGTACTAAATGGTGAATTCCCTCTTCGGGGCGATGAAACATGGAGTAGTGAGGAGTTTAATCAGAGCATTGTGAAGGAGAGAGCCGGCAAACGGCCTTTGCTTGCCGGAGAGTTGTGTGTTACCATGAGGGAGGGGCTTGGCCTGGTCGGAGATATAGAATTTACGGACAATTCAAGCTGGATCCGGTGCCGGGAATTTAGGCTGGGAGCAAAGGTTGTTCCAGGAAGTTACAAAGGAACAGCGAGGATCCAGGAAGCCATTACTGAATCTTTTGTTGTCAAAGATCATCGTGGAGAAT CGTACAAGAAGAAGCATCCACCAATGTTGGAGGACGAAGTTTGGCGTCTAGAGAAGATTGGGAAACATGGAACTTTCCACAAGAAGCTGAGCTCTCAAGGCATTAACTCAGTTCAAGATTTCTTGAAGTTGTATGTTGTCGACACTCCAAGGCTTAGAGAG ATTTTAGCTGGAATGTCTGAGAAAATGTGGGAAGTAACCACAAGGCACGCTAGTACTTGTGTTTTGGGAAACAAACTGTACAGGTTCCAGGGAAACGATAATTGCGTCATTGTCCTTAATCCAATATGCCATGTTGTTGGAGCTTTCATTGATGTTGATGGGCAACTATTCCCTGCAGCCCCTGATCTTTCTGTTGAGacg AACTATATTCAGAGTTTGGTGAGAGCAGCGTATGAAAATTGGAATTCCTTGCAAGAGGTTCAAGGGAATTATTTTGAATGA
- the LOC108998474 gene encoding protein SAR DEFICIENT 1-like isoform X1: MEYCDAGSFPELFRAMSAKRLFSESQYKVEDEPADKRLKPRRLSLASVIGKVIKLNSMNKHLSDLEPWLRRLVNEELENALRRCNSHLFTRFHPLENQAEVETSSCLQLMFSKKVLPSTLFTASKIADMDNNPLQLVLVDQRSTSTTGDRVLVPKADHDLSLYPIKIEIVVLNGEFPLRGDETWSSEEFNQSIVKERAGKRPLLAGELCVTMREGLGLVGDIEFTDNSSWIRCREFRLGAKVVPGSYKGTARIQEAITESFVVKDHRGESYKKKHPPMLEDEVWRLEKIGKHGTFHKKLSSQGINSVQDFLKLYVVDTPRLREILAGMSEKMWEVTTRHASTCVLGNKLYRFQGNDNCVIVLNPICHVVGAFIDVDGQLFPAAPDLSVETNYIQSLVRAAYENWNSLQEVQGNYFE; this comes from the exons GGCAATGTCGGCCAAACGATTGTTTAGCGAATCCCAATACAAGGTCGAAGATGAGCCAGCAGACAAAAGACTGAAACCTAGACGGCTTTCTCTTGCTTC TGTTATTGGAAAAGTGATCAAGCTGAATTCCATGAACAAACATTTATCAGACTTGGAACCTTGGCTTAGGAGATTG GTGAATGAAGAGTTGGAAAATGCTCTAAGGCGCTGTAATTCCCACCTTTTCACTCGGTTTCATCCATTGGAAAACCAAGCAGAAGTGGAGACATCAAGCTGCTTGCAACTTATGTTTAGTAAGAAGGTTTTACCTTCTACTTTATTCACAGCAAGCAAGATTGCAGACATGGACAACAATCCTCTTCAACTTGTTCTTGTAGATCAGagaagtactagtactactggaGATCGAGTGCTGGTTCCAAAAGCTGATCATGATCTGTCTTTATACCCaatcaaaatagaaattgtTGTACTAAATGGTGAATTCCCTCTTCGGGGCGATGAAACATGGAGTAGTGAGGAGTTTAATCAGAGCATTGTGAAGGAGAGAGCCGGCAAACGGCCTTTGCTTGCCGGAGAGTTGTGTGTTACCATGAGGGAGGGGCTTGGCCTGGTCGGAGATATAGAATTTACGGACAATTCAAGCTGGATCCGGTGCCGGGAATTTAGGCTGGGAGCAAAGGTTGTTCCAGGAAGTTACAAAGGAACAGCGAGGATCCAGGAAGCCATTACTGAATCTTTTGTTGTCAAAGATCATCGTGGAGAAT CGTACAAGAAGAAGCATCCACCAATGTTGGAGGACGAAGTTTGGCGTCTAGAGAAGATTGGGAAACATGGAACTTTCCACAAGAAGCTGAGCTCTCAAGGCATTAACTCAGTTCAAGATTTCTTGAAGTTGTATGTTGTCGACACTCCAAGGCTTAGAGAG ATTTTAGCTGGAATGTCTGAGAAAATGTGGGAAGTAACCACAAGGCACGCTAGTACTTGTGTTTTGGGAAACAAACTGTACAGGTTCCAGGGAAACGATAATTGCGTCATTGTCCTTAATCCAATATGCCATGTTGTTGGAGCTTTCATTGATGTTGATGGGCAACTATTCCCTGCAGCCCCTGATCTTTCTGTTGAGacg AACTATATTCAGAGTTTGGTGAGAGCAGCGTATGAAAATTGGAATTCCTTGCAAGAGGTTCAAGGGAATTATTTTGAATGA